The genomic region TGCATTTCCGAGCTGCTTCTGAATCTCGGCACCGGAATGTCCTCCCTGCAGATTGGAAAGGGAGATTGTCATCTTGGTTCCGCTTTCTTCACTCCATTCGATCGGGATAAAAGTATCATAAATGTATCCGCCGGCACATCCGACTGTCATAACGCCTTCAATCTCAGAGTCGATGTTCAGGCAGATCTTTCCTTTTAATACAGATGTATCGAGGTGATGTGCACCGCCCATACCGATCTCTTCATCAACTGTAAATACAGCCTCGATCGGTGGATGCGGGATATCTGTGCTGGCAAGAATTGCCATAGCATAAGCGACTGCGATACCGTCGTCACCGCCGAGAGTGGTGTTCTTTGCCCCGATCAGATCACCATCTACAAAAAGGTCTAACGGATCATTTTCAAAATCGTGATCGCTGTCGGTTGTCTTTGTAGCAACCATGTCCAGATGTCCCTGGATGATGACCGGATCACTGTCTTCATATCCGGCAGTACCAGGTTTTTTGATGATAACGTTGTTCATTTCATCCTGGATATATTCCAGATTGTGTGCTTTCGCAAATTCTACACAAAAATCACTGATCTTTTTTGTGTGGAAGGTACTTCTTGGTACCATACTTAATTCTTCGAAGTACTGAAATACTTCTTTTGGTTCAATATTAGACAAAATTCCCATTGTTCATTCCTCCGTTTGTCTTTAATCTCTATCTGTCATTGTATCATGAATTTTAGCACTTTATCATGATAAAATGTAATGCATGTATAACGAAATGTAATAGCTCTGATAACCACAGCTTATAAGGTTTCATTAAAACATTCAATAACTACAGGTCTACCCAAAAAAAGCAGAAAAATATATAATATTTAAGGTTGAAAATATGAGAGCAGAATGTACACGGGAGGATATGTATGAGTACAAAAGAAGCAAAACAGATGGATCAGGCATTATTTGATTTTTATGGGAAACCTTCTATCGGACAGGCACTGCCGCTTGCAATCCAGCATGTGCTTGCGATGATCGTCGGATGTGTAACACCATCGATCATTGTTGCGGGTGTGGCAGGACTTTCGCAGGAAGATTCCGTTATTTTAATACAGGCTGCACTGGTGATGTCGGCACTGACTACATTATTGCAGTTATTTCCTTTTATAAAGACAAAAAGTTTCCGCATCGGATCGGCACTTCCGGTGATGATGGGAATCAGTTTCGCATATGTTCCGAGTATGCAGGCAATCGCAGCAGATTTTGACATTGCAACGATTCTGGGAGCACAGATCGTTGGTGGTGTGATCGCATTGTTAGTCGGACTGAATATTAAGAGAATCCGTAAATTTTTCCCGCCGCTGATTACCGGAACGGTTGTATTTTCTATTGGACTGTCTCTGTATCCGACGGCAATCAACTATATGGCAGGCGGTGCAAGCAGTAAATCATACGGTGCATGGCAGAACTGGCTGGTAGCACTGATTACCCTTGTGATCGTTACGGTATTGAACCATTATGGAAAAGGTGTGTGGAAACTGGCATCGATTCTGATCGGAATCATTGGAGGATATATTGTGGCATTATTCTTTGGAATGATAGATTTTTCATCGGTTGCACAGGCATCATTCTTCCAACTTCCAAAGCCAATGCATTTTGGTATCAAATTCGAGCCTTCTGCATGTGTGGCAATTGGAATCCTGTTCGCAATCAATGCGGTACAGGCAATCGGAGACTTCTCTGCAACGACAACAGGTTCTATGGACCGTATGCCGACAGACGAAGAACTGACAGGTGGAATCGTGGGCTATGGTATCAGTAATATTATCTGTGCATTCTTCGGTGGACTTCCGACGGCAACATACAGCCAGAATGTAGGTATTGTATCTACAACGAAGGTAGTCAGCCGTGTGGTAATGGGAATGGCCGCCGTGATCTTACTGGCAGCAGGACTGATTCCGAAGTTTTCTTCTTTACTGACAACGATTCCTTACTGTGTACTCGGCGGTGCGACAATCTCGGTATTTGCATCGATCACAATGACAGGTATCAAACTGATCACAACGGAGCCGATGGATTTCCGCAATACAACAGTAGTAGGACTTGCGGTTGCAGTCGGAATGGGTGTGACACAAGCAAATGCGTCTCTGGCACAGTTCCCGGAATGGGTAACGACGATCTTTGGAAAATCACCGGTGGTACTAGCAACGATCGTAGCAATTGTGTTAAACTTAACACTTCCGAGAACACAAAAGAAAGCTGAGAAATAATTCATATATGATAAAAAGTTATACGAATGGTGAATGGAAAGAGCCTGGCAGTTTATGCCAGGCTGTTGGAATTTATAAAGAAGATTTTCATAAAATAGTATCGGTCGTAGGGGGCGGCGGAAAGACAACGGTGATCCGTGCAATGCTCCGGGAATGTATGGAAAATTCGGATGGAAGGATTCCATGCGCGGTCTCAACAACGACGCATATACAAAAAACAAATGCGGAATATTTTCTGGGAGAGCCATCGATGAAAATGTTCTGGAAGAAGCTGTCGGATTACGAAGCTGTGTGGATGGGGCGTGAGATACGGAAAGGAAAGCTTGCATCATTTCAGAAGGAGTTTCTGGAAGAAGTAAGCCGGGAACCTGTACTTTTGCTTCTGGAAGCGGACGGGGCAAAGCATTTTCCAGTGAAAGCTCCTGCAGAACATGAGCCGGTGATCTGTGAGAAAACGGGCATAGTTCTGAATGTCTATGGGATGCGTGCGATTGGAAAAAAGATAAAGGATGTATGTTTTCGTATCGGAGAAGTGGAGAAAATTCTTGGAAAGACAGGGGAAGATATTTTGCGTCCAGAAGATATCATGACACTTGCGGTAAGTCGGAGTGCAGGACGCAAATGTGTGACGGATGAGATGGAATATCAGGTTATACTGAATCAGGCTGATACAGAGGAAGAAAAACAGATGGCAATGCAGCTTGCGGAAGATATTGAAAAGAAGCTGTCAGAGAAGTATATATCAGAGAAGAATACAAAAGATACAGAGTTTTCAAGACAGATCAGCAAAGTCCACGTAACATCGGACCTGATTCCGCTGGAAGAAAGATGGTAGATATGTCAGAAATTTATAAAAATAAGAAAAAGGCATTGGTCCGGGGATCCGGAGACCTGGCTACCGGCGTGGGTGTAGCGCTTTATCGGGCGGGCTTTCAGGTGATCATGACGGATATTGCAGTGCCGCTTACCGTAAGAAGGGAAGTGGCGATGTCCAGAGCCGTTTATGAAGGCAGGGCAAAAGTGGAAGGGATAGAAGGAATCCTTGTCCGGAATTATCAGGAAGCGTTGGCTGTACTGGAAGAAAATAAGATTGCCGTGATCGTAGATCCGAAAGCCGAGATCCGCAAGGAATTTCACCCGGATCTACTTGTGGATGCCATCCTTGCAAAGAAAAATATGGGGACCAGACGGACGGATGCACCGTATGTGATCGGTCTCGGTCCGGGATTTACTGCGGGAAAAGATGTTCATGCTGTGATAGAAACGATGCGTGGTGAGACGCTTGCGGATATCATCTATGACGGACAGCCGATTCCGAATACCGGCGTTCCTGGATATGTGGGCGGTTATGCGCTGGAGCGCCTGATCCGTGCGTCTGGCAATGGCCGAATGGAGCCAAAGGCACAGATCGGAGATATTGTAAAGAAGGGACAGCTTCTTGCCGTAACAGGAGGAAAACCTGTATATTCCCAGCTGGACGGTGTGATCCGAGGCATGCTGCAGGAAGGTGTGCAGGTGAAAAAAGGTCTGAAGATCGGAGATGTAGATCCAAGAAAAGACAGGAAATTGTGTTACCTGATTTCGGATAAGGCGAATAAGATCGGCAGTTCTGTAGTGCGGGCGACAGAAGCACGTCTGGCGGATAAGGATTATGCAATGATCCTTCTGGCAGCAGGAAAGTCAAGCAGATATGGCAGTAATAAGCTGTTAGAAGAACTGGACGGGGGAAGAATGTTCGAACATACCCTTCGTAAGATGCGGGCATTTCCGTTATGTACACAGGTAGCGGTGACGAGATTCGAAGAGATAGAACGTGCAGCAGAAGCACAGGGTATGTTGGTAGTGGAGAACTGGGAACCGGATCTTGGAATCTCACATTCCCTGAGATTAGGACTACAGAAAGCACTGGAAGAAAATCCGGAATTAAAAGGTGCAATGTTCATTGTATGTGACCAGCCGGGATTGACAGCTGCAACATTTGCCCGTATGCTTGATATAGGTAAGAAATATCCTGGAAAAATCGTATGTGCCGGGCGAAAGGGCAAAATGGGAAATCCTGTATTGTGGGATCGATGCTTTTTTGATGAACTTAGCAGGCTTTCCGGGGACAAAGGCGGGAAACAGATCATCGGAGCACATATGGATGATGTGCTGCTCTGCGAAACAGAAGAAACAGAACTTCGGGATGTAGATATACCGGAACAACTGACAAAATGGGAGAGAGATTATGGAGAATCAGGAAAATCAGGAGAAGAAACATAAACGGAGAGTCCGGTATTCCGGAACACATCCGAGAAATTATAAAGAAAAATACAAAGAGCTGAATCCGGAAAAGTATGCAGATACCATTTCCAAAGTCATCAAGAAAGGCGGAACACCGGCGGGGATGCATATTTCTATCTGTGTGAATGAGATTCTGGACTTTTTTGACATTCAGCCGGGACAGCAGGGATTGGATGCAACATTGGGATACGGCGGTCATACGTCGAAGATGCTGGAAAAACTGCAGGGAGAAGGGCATATCTATGGTCTGGATGTAGACCCGATCGAATCGGCGAAGACAAAGAAACGACTGGAAGAAAAGGGATTCGGGCCGAATATCCTGACGGTAAAGCTTGAGAATTTCGCAAATATCGATAAAGTGGCAGAAGAGGCCGGAAAGTTTGATTTCGTACTGGCAGATCTGGGTGTGTCATCTATGCAGATTGACAATCCGGACCGTGGTTTTACATTCAAGGCAGAGGGACCTTTAGATCTGCGTATGAATCCGGAAAAGGGAATCAGCGCAGCAGAAAGACTGCGGGATATTTCCAAAGAAGAGCTTACCGGCATGTTGATTGAAAATTCGGATGAGCCATATGCAGAAGAAATCGCAGAAGCAATCACAGAGAAGATCCGCAAAGGCGGCAAGATCGAGACAACAACGGGACTTCATCAGGTGATCGAAGAGACACTTGCATTTATCCCGGAAAAAGAAAGAAAAGAAGCAGTACGGAAATCCAGCCAGCGAGTATTCCAGGCACTTCGTATTGATGTGAATAATGAGTTTGAAGTATTGTATGATTTCCTGGATAAGCTGCCGGGTGTATTAAAGCCGGGCGGAAAAGTTGCAATCCTCACATTCCATTCCGGAGAGGACCGTCTTGTAAAGAAATCATTCAAGCAATGGAAAAAGGAGGGACTGTACAGTGAGATCGCAAAAGACGTCATCCGACCGTCCAAAGAAGAATGCTTCCGCAACAGCCGTGCGAAATGCACGAAAATGCGCTGGGCAATCCGGGCAGAAGAGTAAGATACAAAATAAGAAACAGAAAGACGGAAAGCAGACAAAGAATGAATCTGCATGTAAGATTGATAAAAAATGTGGCGGTTGCCAGTTCCAGAAGATGCCGTATAAAGAACAGCTGAAAAGAAAGCAGAAGCAGGAAGAACAGCTGTTAGGCGGATTCTGCAAAGTCAGCCCGATCATTGGCATGGAACATCCATATTTTTACAGAAATAAAGTACATGCGGTATTTGACCGTGACAAGAAGGGCAATGTCATATCCGGCATTTATGCAGAAGGAACGCACCGTGTGATCGCAGTGGAAGAGTGTCTGATCGAAGATAAGAAGAGTCAGGAGATCATCCGCACGATCCGTGAACTTCTGCCGTCTTTTAAGATTAAGACATACAACGAAGATACCGGATATGGGCTTTTAAGACATGTGCTGGTCCGCAGAGGATTTGAAACTGGTGAGATCATGGTGGTGCTGGTACTGGGCTCACCGATCCTGCCATCAAAGAATAACTTTGTGAAGGCTTTGAGAAAAGTGCATCCGGAGATCACAACCGTAGTACTGAATGTGAATAACAAGCAGACCAGTATGGTACTGGGAGAAAAGGAAAAGCCGATCTACGGACCGGGATTTATCAAAGACAAGTTATGCGGATGTACATTCCGCATTTCTCCAAAATCGTTCTATCAGGTA from Dorea longicatena harbors:
- a CDS encoding uracil-xanthine permease family protein yields the protein MSTKEAKQMDQALFDFYGKPSIGQALPLAIQHVLAMIVGCVTPSIIVAGVAGLSQEDSVILIQAALVMSALTTLLQLFPFIKTKSFRIGSALPVMMGISFAYVPSMQAIAADFDIATILGAQIVGGVIALLVGLNIKRIRKFFPPLITGTVVFSIGLSLYPTAINYMAGGASSKSYGAWQNWLVALITLVIVTVLNHYGKGVWKLASILIGIIGGYIVALFFGMIDFSSVAQASFFQLPKPMHFGIKFEPSACVAIGILFAINAVQAIGDFSATTTGSMDRMPTDEELTGGIVGYGISNIICAFFGGLPTATYSQNVGIVSTTKVVSRVVMGMAAVILLAAGLIPKFSSLLTTIPYCVLGGATISVFASITMTGIKLITTEPMDFRNTTVVGLAVAVGMGVTQANASLAQFPEWVTTIFGKSPVVLATIVAIVLNLTLPRTQKKAEK
- the yqeC gene encoding selenium cofactor biosynthesis protein YqeC — its product is MIKSYTNGEWKEPGSLCQAVGIYKEDFHKIVSVVGGGGKTTVIRAMLRECMENSDGRIPCAVSTTTHIQKTNAEYFLGEPSMKMFWKKLSDYEAVWMGREIRKGKLASFQKEFLEEVSREPVLLLLEADGAKHFPVKAPAEHEPVICEKTGIVLNVYGMRAIGKKIKDVCFRIGEVEKILGKTGEDILRPEDIMTLAVSRSAGRKCVTDEMEYQVILNQADTEEEKQMAMQLAEDIEKKLSEKYISEKNTKDTEFSRQISKVHVTSDLIPLEERW
- the yqeB gene encoding selenium-dependent molybdenum cofactor biosynthesis protein YqeB: MSEIYKNKKKALVRGSGDLATGVGVALYRAGFQVIMTDIAVPLTVRREVAMSRAVYEGRAKVEGIEGILVRNYQEALAVLEENKIAVIVDPKAEIRKEFHPDLLVDAILAKKNMGTRRTDAPYVIGLGPGFTAGKDVHAVIETMRGETLADIIYDGQPIPNTGVPGYVGGYALERLIRASGNGRMEPKAQIGDIVKKGQLLAVTGGKPVYSQLDGVIRGMLQEGVQVKKGLKIGDVDPRKDRKLCYLISDKANKIGSSVVRATEARLADKDYAMILLAAGKSSRYGSNKLLEELDGGRMFEHTLRKMRAFPLCTQVAVTRFEEIERAAEAQGMLVVENWEPDLGISHSLRLGLQKALEENPELKGAMFIVCDQPGLTAATFARMLDIGKKYPGKIVCAGRKGKMGNPVLWDRCFFDELSRLSGDKGGKQIIGAHMDDVLLCETEETELRDVDIPEQLTKWERDYGESGKSGEET
- the rsmH gene encoding 16S rRNA (cytosine(1402)-N(4))-methyltransferase RsmH; amino-acid sequence: MENQENQEKKHKRRVRYSGTHPRNYKEKYKELNPEKYADTISKVIKKGGTPAGMHISICVNEILDFFDIQPGQQGLDATLGYGGHTSKMLEKLQGEGHIYGLDVDPIESAKTKKRLEEKGFGPNILTVKLENFANIDKVAEEAGKFDFVLADLGVSSMQIDNPDRGFTFKAEGPLDLRMNPEKGISAAERLRDISKEELTGMLIENSDEPYAEEIAEAITEKIRKGGKIETTTGLHQVIEETLAFIPEKERKEAVRKSSQRVFQALRIDVNNEFEVLYDFLDKLPGVLKPGGKVAILTFHSGEDRLVKKSFKQWKKEGLYSEIAKDVIRPSKEECFRNSRAKCTKMRWAIRAEE
- the rlmD gene encoding 23S rRNA (uracil(1939)-C(5))-methyltransferase RlmD → MQNKKQKDGKQTKNESACKIDKKCGGCQFQKMPYKEQLKRKQKQEEQLLGGFCKVSPIIGMEHPYFYRNKVHAVFDRDKKGNVISGIYAEGTHRVIAVEECLIEDKKSQEIIRTIRELLPSFKIKTYNEDTGYGLLRHVLVRRGFETGEIMVVLVLGSPILPSKNNFVKALRKVHPEITTVVLNVNNKQTSMVLGEKEKPIYGPGFIKDKLCGCTFRISPKSFYQVNPVQTEVLYNTAMDYAELTGKETVIDAYCGTGTIGLIAAKNAKKVIGVELNKDAVKDARINAKENGITNAEIYAGDAGRFMVDMASKNQKADVVFMDPPRAGSDEKFLSSVIKLGPKRVVYVSCNPETLARDLKYLTRHGYQAVKIQPVDNFPFCDHIETVVKLVRKK